TCACCCTTATCAAACACCGGCACTGTTGCCAAACCGAAGTTATCAAACAGACGCGCACAGTAACGCACATCCATTTCAGGATCGACACCGATAACCGGCTTGGTCATGATCTCGTAGACGTTCATACGCTCAGGCGCCTTATCTTGTGCCAGTACTTTTTTAGCAATATCCGACAGCAACAAGATTCCGTACTCGTCATTATCATGGCGTTTATTAACCAGTAACGCCGACACTTTCTGTTCTTTATAGATACGGATTGCGTCTTTAATGGTGATCAAGCCATCCACCATTGCGTAATCCTGCGCCATCACATCTTTGACCCGAATCACTTTACGGTCACTCATAACTCTTCCTCGACTAAGTTTGTCAGGGTTTCTATCTGATGGGCAACCCCGACAGCATCTTCGACATCAAGCTGAATAGCGATACCCTGTCCTGGCTTCTCATCAAAATCAGCCACAATAGAAATTGTTTCCAGGATTTTTCGGCTCAAGTGCTCTTCAACAATGAATAACAATACATCCCGCTGACTTTCCAACGATAAACCAAAGAACGTTTTGTTCTTAGTAACCCCTTCACCCCGGGCATTGTTGATGACGGTAGCGCCAGTAGCACCCGCTTCCCGAGCTGCCTTCATCACCTTATCGGTTTTGGAATCTTCAACAAACACTACTAATAGCTTGAAGTGCATATTCCTGTCCTATTCCTCATTAACCATCTCTTCATGTTGCTGCTTGCGTTTAGCACGAGCAGCAACCATTTCAGTAATCTGTGCGTAACCCATTACCGTAATCATCGGGAAAAGGCTGGCGAAAGCGATCAAACCAAAGCCGTCGATCAATGCACTACGCCCGGGTACCGTACTCGCTAACCCCAGACCTAATGCTGCTACCAACGGGACCGTTACCGTCGAGGTGGTTACACCACCCGAGTCATAAGCCAGGGGCACGATAAGTTTGGGAGCAAAAAAGGTCTGTATCACCACAAAAATATAGCCGGTGATAATAAACCAGTGAATAGGATAACCGGTGACGATCCGAAATGTCCCCAGACTAATACCCACAGCAACACCCAGCGCTACCGCAAGACGCAACCCCCAAACACCGATAGCACCGCCAGATACTTCATTGGCCTTTATCGCTACAGCGATCAAAGAGGGTTCTGCAATAGTGGTGCTGGCACCAATAGCAAACGCAAAAATATAAACCCAATAATAGTCAGACCAGTGCAAGACCTCTCCAACCGCCGACATACTGCCTCGGATAAATTCTGGGTCCGTTAGCTGTTGTGCCATCAAGCGGCCTACCGGGAACAATGCTTTTTCCAGCCCCAGTAAAAATAACGCGAGCCCAACAATGACATAAGCGAAACCAAACAACACTTTTTTAAGATGCGGAATCGGCCGCCGAATCACCAAGAGCTGAAAACCAAAGATAATAACGACTATTGGGATTACATCTTTGATCGTGGACAACAAAATAGTGAACAACTGTGACAATGTTTCCATCAGATCACCATCCCATAGGCCATTACAAAGATCATCGGCGTCAAAGAGGCAAAAGCGATCAAACCGAAGCCATCGATCATCGGGTTACGTCCCTCAATGGAAGACGCCAGCCCAACCCCCAAAGCCGTAACCAACGGCACAGTAATCGTTGAGGTAGTCACTCCTCCGGAGTCGTAAGCAATACCGATAATTTCTTGCGGGGCAAAGCCAGTCATAACAACGACCAGAACATATCCGATAGCGATCATATAATGGATCGGCCAGCCTTTAAGGATTCGAATCACACCGATCACAATAGCCAGACCGACCGAAACCGCGACGGTGTATCGCAGGCCTGAGGCATAACTTTTCATCGCCTCCTCCGTTGCATCAATCATTCCACCTTCAGCGGCAACACTCGCGGCCTCAGCCGCCACGGCAATCAACGCCGGTTCAGCCACCGTCGTACCAAAACCCAAAGAGAAGGAGAAGATGAGTAGCCAGAACAAACTACCCTTACGAGCAAATGAATGAGCCAGCACTTCGCCGATAGGGAAGAGCCCCATCTCGAGACCATAAATAAAGAAGGTAAGACCCGCCACCACGCAGAGTAAACCGGTTAATAACCCAAACAGATCGGGAACCGACTGCTGCAGTACCACCACTTGAAAGAAACCAATCACAACCACTATTGGCAAAAGGTCTCTCAAACTCCCTGCCATTGAACGCCCCAGGGCGACAAAAACGTTACTCAAAAGAGCTCCCTTTAACCGATAAATCGTTTCCACTGTCACTACATAACGCTCTTTTACAGCGTATATGCGCATGAACAAGAAACAGCAGAATATTAATTTTTACTGATAGGATAATGATATAAAAAACAGCCCAAAATCTACAGCAATTTCAGTACCAATTTGGGTGCAAAAAGCTATTTCTACACCGAAGCCCCTCTGCAAGTCCAATGGACTGACATCACAAACCTGCTGCCTCAGTTTGCAAATGACATTTCGCATCATGAATAGCGAAAGCAGGCACTGTATCTGCAGTGCCTGCACTGTTAAAATAGCCGCAGTTTTTTTCTATCAGGCACCCCCATGGCACACTTTGAAACACTGACCGATTTTATTCGACAAACTGATGCACAATTCCGCATCTTTGATATGGGCCGCTGCATCAGCAAGCTATCGCCTGACAGTTTTCGTCAGATGGAGATGGGCCATGTTCCCTATCCAAAGCCCTTTCTTCATCAGGCCTGGGTGGCTGTGCTTATGTGGAATCCTAAACGGGCAGAAGAGAACGTCGTATGGTTTCTTAAACTGCCGCTGGATGAACAGGGCTTTCTGGTACAGGCCGCACGGGACGATTTCCTTAACCGCTTACTACAAAACCTGAGCAATAGCATGGGTAAAGCTCCGTTAGACCAGCCCGCTGACGCAACTGAATACCGTGATGCACTGAAGGACAACCCCTTCTCTTTCACCCCTGATCAGGAAAAAATGGCCGCGTTTCACGCGACAGCAACACTGACTACACGACAACCGGCTTCGAGCTTCTACGACACCGCCCGGTCATATTTTCATGGTAAATCTGATCTAAGCGATTGGAATACACTGGGATACCAGGGAATTGCTGATTATGTCATTCGCTGCCAGGGTGAATCAGGGAAAGTGAGCAATGAAGAAAAGCTAGCTTCAATATTCAATCAGCTACCGGACACACCCCTTGAAGCGGCTGCCACTTTTATTGAGCATATCCAGCCCGCCACAGCACTCACACAATCAATACTGCTTAAGTTAAATACCGTCGTGTCTGAGGAACAAGTTTCAGCGAATCAAATCGGCGCATTACTCAGAGCGGTCTCCCAATGCCCTGAGACTGATGAGAAAATCGCAGCCCTGACCGCCGTACTTAACAGTGGTTATGGCACCGAAGCGGAAGTAATTGCTGCTCTAGCCAGCCGCTGCTGGGCAAGTTTGCAATATCCTGAGCTGCTTAAGCTGTTCTTAGAAAAGCTGGCCATCAATCAAACAGGTCAGGAATGCTTTAACCGGGTCATGGCAGACCTGATGTTTATCCCGACGCTAAGAGCGCTGACATTGCAGCAGTTCAGGTCTCCTGAACGTAGCGAAGAACTCAGCCAAGCGATTGGAGGGATGTTTGGGGATGGGTTTCTATAACCAGTACTACTCTTCAAGGCATAAAAAAGCCCCGAATCCGGGGCTTTTTTATGCCTGATAATCATCCGGCAGTTTAATACTCAAGCCCCAGCTTTCAGCCCGTTGCTGGCTGGCCTGACGAAATCGCTCGCGAACCTCCGTTCCGGCAGGTTTGGTCAGATAAAACAGTAGTGTACTGGCCTTTTCAGAACTCAGGTTCTGCTCATCTCCCCAGCGCTGAATAAATTCCACCAGCGTATTATCACTCTTATCTTCTAACGCTACGGGGACTTCTACTGAGAGATCTTCTCCAGCCCGCACCCGGCGACAGATAACCTGATAGTTATAACGAAAATCCGGAAAAATCCTATCTTCACTTTCACTGCGCAGACGAAACCAGCCGGTGGCTTTGCCAGCATGATAAAGCGCCTGATGAGTCCAGTCATGTGCTGTCGGATGATCGGCATAGCGACATACTTCCTCATAAGCAATTCTCGCAGGAGGAAGTCCAAAATCTCCACTTTGCTCATTAAGGATGGTCAGAAATTCAGAGATGGTTGGCATCCACGCCAGGGTTTCTTTGCAACGGTTAATCGCTGACACCATTTCCGCTTCACCATAACCCTGAATACTCAGCGCCCATTCTCGTTTAGCGATACGGATCTCATCCTGAGTTTCAAAACAACTCTTAAATTTATGCCCGTATATCGCCATAAAGCGGGCAAAAATCATATTCACCAGTGTTTTAGTTTCGGTTGTAATTGCCGCAGCTTCGGCTGTGGCATCAGGATTACCAGTCGGTGTCCTTGATGTCCATGATGGCTGCGGTAACCCGCTGGCGCTTTTCCCTATTATCTGGGCGGGCGTTTTCATGGTTTACACCTTTATTAGTACCTTGGTCCGCCCGCTTTTTGCGCGCGTCACGTGTCTGTTTATTAACCCATTCCCGCTTGACCCAAGCAAGGAATTTCTGATCCCAGTTCGACTCTTTACGGTCTTTATCCAGCCAGTAAAGCACGAATTCATCCAGTAAATTATCGGCAAAATCAGCAGGAATACTATGCCGGGGCAACATATCCAACAACGTTTGAGACGGCCGCCAACCCAGAAACATCGTATGCAGTTTCTGATTTTTCTGCTCAATTTCATTCAAGCGGGTTGCGAAATCATTTTCTGAGGTTGTTTCGCAACTAGGCGTTATCTGACGGCTTTTTGACCAGCCAATACTGCCGCCAAACGTTGGTGCCGGGCCTAACTTTCTGGGTTGAGCCTGATGTACCCGGCGACTAATCTCGCTCCGCTCCGGAGGCTGTTCCACAACGGGCAGCTCCTGAACAACAACAGGTTCAATATGCTCAGGCACATGAGTTCCATCCTGAGTATAACCTTGCGAAGCCCCCTTATACTCAGCCGCTGTCTGCTCGCTGATCAGGGTGATTTTTATTGCACCGCCATGCCCAAAAGATGCCTGTATATAACTTTGTGAAACAAGACTATTGGTCACAATTGCCAGCTGATCTTCATCCCAGAAGTTTGCCAGCGACACCCACTCTTCCCGGCTAAGCACAGCGGCCAGATGACCTGACGGATCTGGCAGGCCGTGCAGTTGGATATACTCCTGATACAAGGCCAGAAGAATCGCTTCATCGGAGCCTGCCGTACGTGCCAGCGAAGGATAAAACAGTACGGGTTTTTCCGGAAAGCGGAAGCTCATAGTGATTCCATAATATAAAACGTAAAGGCTAAAGAGAACAAAGCCACCCAGTGGAACCATCAAAACATCTCAAAAGATGCGGCGATGGATCTACGAGGTGGCCCTCATCTCACATTTATTAAGCTAGCTAATCAGCCGTCTTGTGCGAACTGCTCTACCGCACGCAATACATCCCGGCGACTGATCTGGCCGATTAGTTTACCATTTTTTACTACCGGTAAGCGACGTCTGCCATTGTTTATAAACTCCTCTGCCACAGAAATAATATCGGCATCATAAGCAATAGTGTAAACCTCAGGAGACATATAATCGCCAACCCGACCACCCATCTCTTCCTCATGATAAGTCAGTGTCAGAATTGCTTTAAGACAGTCCGCCTCAGATAACAACCCCACCAATTCACCTTCCTGACTAATCACCGGCGCACCGGTAATACGGTATTGCAGCAATAAGTTAATCGCTTCAAACAGATCGGTTTCAGGGGTAAAGGTTATCAGCTTTTCAGCCATATAATCGCTGGCTTTTACAGATCGCAGCATTGAGTATCCTCCAACCGGATATCAGGGTGATTGCAGGCCTGTCGGCCCTGTTTTGTATTATCTTAGCCCAGGAGAGCGATACAAAACACTGTCCAGGATCTATCAATTAGGCGTACAAAGGGATATTAGTTAAATACCACCGTTTTATTTCCATGTACCAATACCCGATCTTCCAGATGCCAGCGTAATCCACGGGACAAAACTGTTTTTTCCACATCCTTACCCAGACGAACCATCTCTTCAGGCTGGTCTCTGTGGCTAACACGCACTACATCCTGATCAATGATCGGTCCGGCATCCAGCTCTTCAGTCACATAATGGCAGGTGGCTCCGATCAGCTTAACCCCTCGCTCATGCGCCTGATGGTATGGCTTTGCACCCGCAAACGAGGGCAAAAAACTATGGTGAATATTGATAATCTTATGACGATAAAGATCACACACGCTACTCGGCAAAATCTGCATATAACGCGCCAGCACCACTGTATCGGCCTGATGTTCAACAATCAGCTGATGCACTTTATCAAAGTGTGGTTGTTTATCTTCTTTATCCACCGGCA
The genomic region above belongs to Amphritea japonica ATCC BAA-1530 and contains:
- a CDS encoding CBS domain-containing protein produces the protein MLRSVKASDYMAEKLITFTPETDLFEAINLLLQYRITGAPVISQEGELVGLLSEADCLKAILTLTYHEEEMGGRVGDYMSPEVYTIAYDADIISVAEEFINNGRRRLPVVKNGKLIGQISRRDVLRAVEQFAQDG
- a CDS encoding DUF1538 domain-containing protein gives rise to the protein MAGSLRDLLPIVVVIGFFQVVVLQQSVPDLFGLLTGLLCVVAGLTFFIYGLEMGLFPIGEVLAHSFARKGSLFWLLIFSFSLGFGTTVAEPALIAVAAEAASVAAEGGMIDATEEAMKSYASGLRYTVAVSVGLAIVIGVIRILKGWPIHYMIAIGYVLVVVMTGFAPQEIIGIAYDSGGVTTSTITVPLVTALGVGLASSIEGRNPMIDGFGLIAFASLTPMIFVMAYGMVI
- a CDS encoding DUF1538 domain-containing protein — protein: METLSQLFTILLSTIKDVIPIVVIIFGFQLLVIRRPIPHLKKVLFGFAYVIVGLALFLLGLEKALFPVGRLMAQQLTDPEFIRGSMSAVGEVLHWSDYYWVYIFAFAIGASTTIAEPSLIAVAIKANEVSGGAIGVWGLRLAVALGVAVGISLGTFRIVTGYPIHWFIITGYIFVVIQTFFAPKLIVPLAYDSGGVTTSTVTVPLVAALGLGLASTVPGRSALIDGFGLIAFASLFPMITVMGYAQITEMVAARAKRKQQHEEMVNEE
- a CDS encoding replication protein P, which produces MKTPAQIIGKSASGLPQPSWTSRTPTGNPDATAEAAAITTETKTLVNMIFARFMAIYGHKFKSCFETQDEIRIAKREWALSIQGYGEAEMVSAINRCKETLAWMPTISEFLTILNEQSGDFGLPPARIAYEEVCRYADHPTAHDWTHQALYHAGKATGWFRLRSESEDRIFPDFRYNYQVICRRVRAGEDLSVEVPVALEDKSDNTLVEFIQRWGDEQNLSSEKASTLLFYLTKPAGTEVRERFRQASQQRAESWGLSIKLPDDYQA
- a CDS encoding DUF3549 family protein: MAHFETLTDFIRQTDAQFRIFDMGRCISKLSPDSFRQMEMGHVPYPKPFLHQAWVAVLMWNPKRAEENVVWFLKLPLDEQGFLVQAARDDFLNRLLQNLSNSMGKAPLDQPADATEYRDALKDNPFSFTPDQEKMAAFHATATLTTRQPASSFYDTARSYFHGKSDLSDWNTLGYQGIADYVIRCQGESGKVSNEEKLASIFNQLPDTPLEAAATFIEHIQPATALTQSILLKLNTVVSEEQVSANQIGALLRAVSQCPETDEKIAALTAVLNSGYGTEAEVIAALASRCWASLQYPELLKLFLEKLAINQTGQECFNRVMADLMFIPTLRALTLQQFRSPERSEELSQAIGGMFGDGFL
- a CDS encoding DnaT-like ssDNA-binding domain-containing protein, translated to MSFRFPEKPVLFYPSLARTAGSDEAILLALYQEYIQLHGLPDPSGHLAAVLSREEWVSLANFWDEDQLAIVTNSLVSQSYIQASFGHGGAIKITLISEQTAAEYKGASQGYTQDGTHVPEHIEPVVVQELPVVEQPPERSEISRRVHQAQPRKLGPAPTFGGSIGWSKSRQITPSCETTSENDFATRLNEIEQKNQKLHTMFLGWRPSQTLLDMLPRHSIPADFADNLLDEFVLYWLDKDRKESNWDQKFLAWVKREWVNKQTRDARKKRADQGTNKGVNHENARPDNREKRQRVTAAIMDIKDTDW
- a CDS encoding P-II family nitrogen regulator → MHFKLLVVFVEDSKTDKVMKAAREAGATGATVINNARGEGVTKNKTFFGLSLESQRDVLLFIVEEHLSRKILETISIVADFDEKPGQGIAIQLDVEDAVGVAHQIETLTNLVEEEL
- a CDS encoding CBS domain-containing protein → MSDRKVIRVKDVMAQDYAMVDGLITIKDAIRIYKEQKVSALLVNKRHDNDEYGILLLSDIAKKVLAQDKAPERMNVYEIMTKPVIGVDPEMDVRYCARLFDNFGLATVPVFDKGEVLGVVGYNQIVLDGLLTE
- the purU gene encoding formyltetrahydrofolate deformylase, yielding MERRFRLVLACPDRLGIVAMVSNFISSHGGSIADANQHSDSSNGWFFMRVEIVSASVNFSREQLIEQFTPIAQSFNMQWELSDSSQPKKVILMASKDSHCLADLLYRYHEGELDCEIPCVISNHDDLRSMVEWHGIPYHHVPVDKEDKQPHFDKVHQLIVEHQADTVVLARYMQILPSSVCDLYRHKIINIHHSFLPSFAGAKPYHQAHERGVKLIGATCHYVTEELDAGPIIDQDVVRVSHRDQPEEMVRLGKDVEKTVLSRGLRWHLEDRVLVHGNKTVVFN